One Alligator mississippiensis isolate rAllMis1 chromosome 1, rAllMis1, whole genome shotgun sequence genomic window carries:
- the RASL11A gene encoding ras-like protein family member 11A — MLTKVYRSRPRCPGARFCGHVRADSSWGKIIDLHRLIPPGSGGDALWRCSPALLLWDPAGRDGRTHRIIHAPLVEAERSRSAPGPGSDPRGSGRPQWEGGSSGGRRRLRPPAAGPAPPRCAQPAPRPRPAAAARGRPSSSFAFKSGRRRRGCSSSACGSAGEREREQERGPRQAALGPVPARGASMRPPGMSGTCLLAPIPEGAADGLLGTDIKLAVLGSGRVGKSAMIVRFLTKRFIGDYEPNTGSLYSRLVHVEGDEVSIQIQDTPGCLQVKEDFVQVLDSFSRCVKWAEGFLLVYSITDYSSYQSIRPLYQHIRKVHPDSKIPIIIVGNKADLLHARQVQTNDAIQLANELGSLFLEISTSENYQGVCDVFQYLCKEVSKLHHTSSRDKRRSSIITRPKSPNMQDLKRRFKQALSSKVK; from the exons ATGTTAACAAAGGTGTATAGAAGCAGGCCCCGCTGTCCGGGTGCTCGGTTTTGTGGCCATGTCAGAGCTGACAGCAGTTGGGGGAAGATTATAGATTTACACCGGCTGATCCCACCGGGGAGTGGGGGAGATGCACTCTGGAGGTGCTcgccagccctgcttctctgggaTCCCGCGGGACGGGACGGGAGGACACACCGCATCATACACGCGCCGCTAGTGGAGGCAGAAAGGAGCAGATCCGCTCCGGGGCCCGGATCTGACCCCCGGGGCTCGGGGCGGCCGCAGTGGGAGGGCGGGAGCTCCGGCGGGCGCCGCCGCCTCCGCCCTCCCGCAGCCGGGCCCGCACCCCCGCGCTGTGCGCAGCCCGCCCCCCGCCCGCGCCCTGCGGCGGCAGCGAGGGGCCGGCCGAGCTCCTCCTTCGCCTTCAAAAGCGGCCGGCGCCGCcgcggctgcagcagcagtgcttgcGGGTCGGCgggggagcgggagcgggagcaggAGCGGGGCCCGCGGCAGGCGGCGCTGGGGCCGGTGCCCGCTCGCGGCGCGTCCATGCGGCCGCCCGGCATGTCGGGCACCTGCCTGCTCGCGCCCATCCCCGAGGGCGCCGCCGACGGGCTGCTGGGCACGGACATCAAGCTGGCGGTGCTGGGCTCGGGCCGCGTGGGCAAGAGCG CCATGATCGTGCGGTTCCTCACCAAGCGGTTCATCGGGGACTACGAGCCCAACACAG GGAGCCTGTACTCCAGGCTTGTTCACGTGGAGGGAGATGAAGTTTCCATCCAGATCCAGGACACCCCGGGGTGCCTTCAG GTGAAGGAAGACTTTGTGCAGGTATTGGACTCTTTTTCCAGATGTGTGAAGTGGGCAGAGGGCTTCCTCTTGGTTTATTCCATTACAGACTACAGTAGCTATCAGTCAATTCGTCCTCTTTATCAGCACATACGCAAGGTTCATCCGGACTCTAAGATCCCCATCATTATTGTAGGGAACAAAGCGGACCTCCTCCATGCCAGACAGGTACAGACAAATGATGCAATACAGCTGGCTAATGAACTGGGCAGTCTGTTTTTAGAAATCTCTACAAGTGAAAACTACCAAGGAGTCTGTGATGTATTTCAGTATCTTTGCAAGGAAGTTAGCAAACTGCACCACACCAGCAGCAGAGACAAGAGGAGATCATCCATCATCACTCGACCCAAATCTCCAAACATGCAAGACCTCAAAAGACGTTTCAAA